From the genome of Parazoarcus communis, one region includes:
- a CDS encoding LutB/LldF family L-lactate oxidation iron-sulfur protein produces the protein MNAPAPSQATTPTATTAAHAPAIPMTFKQRAHGAVHDKQLRRNFRGAMDFLMAKRAAQFPDGDELERLRTFGNHVRARALSKLPELLERLETNLTRNGVKVHWAETVDEANAIVHEIVSAHEAKQVIKGKSMVSEEMEMNHYLEGHGVDCLESDMGEFIVQLGNEKPSHIIMPAIHLNAGQVASLFHDKLEVDYTEDVDRLIQIGRETLRRKFFEADIGVSGVNFAIAETGSLLLVENEGNGRMSTTVPPVHIAVTGIEKVVENLRDVVPLLSLLTRSATGQPITTYVNVISGPRKAEELDGPQEVHLVLLDNGRSQAFADSELRQTLNCIRCGACMNHCPVYTRIGGHAYGTVYPGPIGKIITPHMLGLEETKDLPSASSLCGACGEVCPVRIPIPAILRRLREENVRAPDASPQHMRGQGSKYSRAEGMAWKGWRLLNTSPRLYRVFNLAATRLSALTPPKLGPWTQHHSAPKAAPRSLHELARDHLGED, from the coding sequence ATGAACGCACCAGCCCCCAGCCAGGCCACCACCCCGACTGCGACAACGGCTGCGCACGCACCCGCCATTCCGATGACGTTCAAGCAGCGCGCACACGGCGCAGTGCACGACAAGCAGCTGCGCAGGAACTTCCGTGGCGCGATGGATTTCCTGATGGCCAAGCGCGCGGCGCAGTTTCCCGACGGCGACGAGCTCGAACGCCTGCGCACCTTCGGCAACCACGTGCGCGCACGCGCGCTGTCGAAACTGCCCGAACTGCTTGAGCGCCTCGAAACCAACCTGACCCGCAACGGCGTCAAGGTGCACTGGGCCGAGACCGTCGACGAGGCCAATGCGATCGTGCATGAGATCGTCAGCGCGCATGAAGCGAAGCAGGTGATCAAGGGCAAGTCGATGGTGAGCGAGGAAATGGAGATGAACCATTACCTCGAGGGCCACGGCGTCGATTGCCTCGAGTCCGACATGGGCGAGTTCATCGTCCAGCTCGGCAACGAGAAACCGTCGCACATCATCATGCCGGCCATTCACCTCAATGCCGGCCAGGTGGCCTCGCTGTTTCACGACAAGCTCGAAGTCGATTACACCGAGGACGTCGACAGACTCATCCAGATCGGACGCGAGACGTTGCGGCGCAAGTTCTTCGAGGCCGATATCGGCGTATCGGGGGTGAACTTCGCCATCGCCGAGACCGGCTCGCTGCTGCTGGTGGAGAACGAGGGCAACGGCCGCATGTCGACCACGGTGCCGCCGGTCCATATCGCGGTCACGGGCATCGAGAAGGTGGTGGAGAACCTGCGCGACGTGGTGCCGCTGCTGTCGCTGCTCACCCGCTCCGCCACCGGACAGCCGATCACCACCTATGTGAACGTAATCTCCGGCCCGCGCAAGGCGGAAGAGCTCGATGGCCCGCAGGAAGTGCACCTGGTACTGCTCGACAATGGCCGCAGCCAGGCCTTCGCCGACAGCGAGCTGCGCCAGACCCTGAACTGCATCCGCTGCGGCGCCTGCATGAACCATTGTCCGGTCTATACCCGTATCGGCGGCCATGCCTACGGCACGGTGTATCCCGGCCCAATCGGCAAGATCATCACCCCGCACATGCTCGGACTGGAAGAGACCAAGGACCTGCCCAGCGCATCCTCGCTGTGCGGCGCCTGCGGTGAAGTGTGTCCGGTCAGGATTCCGATTCCGGCCATCCTGCGTCGCCTGCGCGAGGAGAACGTCCGCGCGCCCGACGCCAGCCCGCAACACATGCGCGGTCAGGGCAGCAAGTATTCGCGCGCCGAGGGCATGGCGTGGAAGGGCTGGCGCCTGCTCAACACCTCGCCCCGCCTGTATCGCGTCTTCAACCTGGCAGCCACCCGCCTGAGCGCGCTGACCCCGCCCAAGCTCGGCCCCTGGACCCAGCACCACAGCGCCCCGAAGGCCGCCCCGCGCAGCCTGCACGAACTGGCCCGCGACCATCTGGGAGAAGACTGA
- the leuE gene encoding leucine efflux protein LeuE: protein MFYGITDLTTFILGTIFIVLLPGPNSLYVMSVASRLGVAAGYRGACGIFVGDMILMILATTGAASLLRATPELFLVIKYAGAGYLAWLGLSLLRSSFASWKQRGEESGETTPPVTNASSPFRTALMISLMNPKAILFFVSFFIQFVDPGYAWPGLSFIILGIIVQICSALYLSALIFGGVHLARQFRRRRRLAATATGSVGGLFIGFGLKLANATLG from the coding sequence ATGTTCTACGGCATCACCGACCTGACGACCTTCATCCTCGGCACCATTTTCATCGTGTTGCTGCCGGGGCCGAACTCGCTCTATGTGATGTCGGTTGCCTCGCGCCTTGGCGTGGCTGCAGGCTATCGCGGCGCCTGTGGCATTTTTGTCGGTGACATGATCCTGATGATTCTGGCCACGACCGGCGCGGCCTCCCTGCTGCGGGCGACGCCCGAGCTGTTTCTGGTCATCAAGTATGCCGGTGCGGGCTACCTCGCCTGGCTGGGCCTGAGCCTGCTGCGCAGTTCATTTGCAAGCTGGAAGCAGCGCGGCGAAGAATCCGGCGAAACCACGCCACCCGTCACCAACGCATCCAGCCCCTTCCGCACCGCGCTGATGATCAGCCTGATGAACCCGAAGGCGATCCTGTTCTTTGTTTCCTTCTTCATCCAGTTCGTCGACCCGGGCTACGCCTGGCCGGGCCTGTCCTTCATCATTCTCGGCATCATCGTGCAGATCTGCAGCGCGCTGTACCTGTCGGCGCTGATCTTCGGCGGCGTGCATCTGGCGCGGCAGTTCCGCCGCCGGCGCCGCCTTGCCGCTACCGCAACCGGCAGCGTCGGCGGGCTGTTCATCGGATTCGGGCTCAAACTGGCCAACGCCACGCTGGGATGA
- a CDS encoding LutC/YkgG family protein, translating into MSAKERILAKLGHSLAGTTPLADDYDEALLTEPWTYAPEQRIPRLRELLEAVHGETQLTTTTDWPARVVEALTARGIDELLISPDTPHGQQFASHLADQAKAIRLKAYDRPVEEWKDELFFNTPASLTGTLGGIAATGSLIMWPTTTEPRLMSLVPPLHIALLKASEVYDNLYTVLQAQSWAAGLPTNALLVSGPSKTADIQQTLAYGAHGPKELIVLILEDA; encoded by the coding sequence ATGAGCGCCAAGGAACGCATCCTCGCCAAACTCGGGCACAGCCTCGCCGGCACCACGCCGCTCGCCGACGACTACGACGAAGCCCTGCTCACCGAACCGTGGACCTATGCGCCCGAACAACGCATTCCGCGCCTGCGTGAATTGCTCGAAGCCGTGCACGGCGAAACGCAGCTGACCACCACCACCGACTGGCCTGCGCGGGTCGTCGAAGCGCTGACCGCACGGGGCATCGACGAGTTGCTGATCTCGCCCGACACCCCGCATGGCCAGCAGTTCGCCAGCCACCTTGCGGATCAGGCCAAGGCAATCCGGCTCAAGGCCTACGACCGCCCGGTGGAGGAATGGAAGGACGAGCTCTTCTTCAATACCCCCGCCAGCCTCACCGGCACGCTCGGCGGCATTGCGGCCACCGGCAGCCTGATCATGTGGCCGACCACGACCGAGCCGCGGCTGATGAGCCTGGTGCCGCCCCTGCACATCGCCCTGCTCAAGGCGAGCGAGGTCTACGACAATCTGTACACCGTGCTGCAGGCACAGTCCTGGGCAGCAGGCCTGCCCACCAACGCCCTGCTGGTGTCCGGCCCATCCAAGACGGCGGATATCCAGCAGACGCTGGCCTACGGCGCCCATGGCCCGAAAGAGCTGATCGTGCTGATTCTCGAAGACGCCTGA
- a CDS encoding (Fe-S)-binding protein, producing the protein MSQHTPGASDNTTRVAPPPRAPRSYPAQKPTDVYLFGTCVLDLFYPDAGMDTIHLLEREGIRVHFPQGQTCCGQPAYTSGYTDDAREVARAQLKLFARDWPVVIPSGSCAGMFCHHYPELFAAEPDTLKQVESLAGRTYELAEFLLEVCKVRFEDSGEPVKVALHTSCSARREMGTHMHGRALLAQLEQVERVDHDHESECCGFGGTFSVRMPDISGAMVRDKTAALKGSGAAEVVSADCGCLLNINGAFEKQYDRLRGEHLASFLLRRSGGKTTGAQS; encoded by the coding sequence ATGAGCCAGCACACCCCAGGCGCCAGCGATAACACCACCCGCGTCGCCCCGCCGCCACGCGCGCCGCGAAGCTACCCGGCGCAGAAACCAACCGATGTCTATCTGTTCGGCACCTGCGTGCTCGACCTGTTTTACCCGGATGCAGGCATGGATACGATTCACCTGCTCGAACGCGAAGGCATCCGCGTGCATTTCCCCCAAGGGCAGACCTGTTGCGGACAGCCCGCCTACACCTCGGGCTACACGGATGACGCACGTGAGGTAGCCCGCGCCCAGCTCAAGCTCTTTGCGCGCGACTGGCCGGTGGTCATCCCGTCAGGGTCGTGCGCGGGGATGTTCTGCCATCACTATCCGGAACTCTTCGCCGCAGAGCCCGACACCCTGAAGCAGGTGGAGTCACTTGCCGGACGCACCTACGAGCTGGCCGAGTTCCTGCTGGAAGTGTGCAAGGTCCGTTTCGAGGACAGCGGCGAGCCGGTCAAGGTGGCGCTGCACACCTCGTGCTCGGCGCGCCGGGAGATGGGCACGCACATGCACGGTCGCGCACTGCTCGCACAGCTCGAGCAGGTCGAACGCGTCGATCACGACCACGAGAGCGAGTGCTGCGGTTTCGGCGGCACTTTCAGCGTGCGCATGCCGGACATCTCGGGCGCAATGGTGCGCGACAAGACCGCGGCCCTGAAGGGCTCGGGCGCGGCCGAGGTGGTCAGCGCCGACTGCGGCTGTCTGCTCAACATCAATGGCGCGTTCGAGAAACAGTACGACCGCCTGCGCGGCGAGCACCTTGCCAGCTTCCTGCTGCGCCGCTCCGGCGGCAAGACCACGGGAGCTCAGTCATGA
- a CDS encoding M1 family metallopeptidase: protein MSAVLTCVLRPGVWLRAMWLALVVLHSGVASAAADDRLPSIALKLSLDPDTRAFDAVAEIRPQSADFIFALHQSLSVTSASVDGRPLRVEPGGRRGEIRSWRIVLPANGTLQLHYGGTLPALDARLDHRDVLQRLLPAASTAGSFLPAGSGWYPHPGAMFTYRVELTVPATQRALVAGRLIAETQPQADDATYRASFEFPHPADGIDLMAGPWQIRELQVPRTDAGPLRLRTYFPADLDAVEGLPAAYLDDTRRYIERYSEAIGPYPFDSFSVVASPLPTGFGMPTLTYIGAQVLKLPFIRATSLGHEVLHNWWGNGVFVDYQRGNWSEGLTTFMADHAHKEEESAAAASAMRMGWLRDFAATPTADQPTLTSFRSRTHGAAAVVGYGKSAMLFLMLRDLIGEEAFKRGIQLFWTQHRFRVADWDALRSSFETTSGRSLATFFEQWLTRPGGPALTLDKASATQHGSSVRLTLELSQSFPAYVLEVPLSLSYADHHETRRVSLDQRRQRLMLELPALPQRVALDPELRLWRVLSANQLPPILRQWISARSPRLIIADDQAGPDASGFTASAQALADAVFENPARRTSIANLKTDTTPVLLIGRHAAVDASLATAGLPPRPDQLGVRGSAQVWTTADQAHAPLAVVSVADTDALRALLRPLPHYGARSWLVFDGRRAIEQGVWSASGMEIPVRTGN from the coding sequence ATGAGCGCAGTGCTCACCTGCGTGCTGCGGCCGGGGGTGTGGCTCCGGGCCATGTGGCTCGCGCTCGTCGTGCTGCACTCAGGCGTCGCCAGCGCAGCGGCGGATGACCGGCTGCCCTCGATCGCCCTGAAGCTGAGCCTCGACCCCGACACCCGTGCCTTCGACGCCGTAGCCGAAATCCGGCCGCAGTCGGCAGACTTCATCTTCGCGCTGCATCAGTCGCTCAGCGTCACCTCGGCCAGTGTCGACGGCCGTCCGCTTCGCGTCGAGCCGGGCGGCCGCCGGGGCGAGATCCGCAGCTGGCGCATCGTCCTGCCGGCCAACGGAACCCTGCAGCTGCACTATGGCGGCACCCTGCCGGCGCTCGACGCCCGACTCGATCACCGCGACGTCCTTCAGCGCCTGCTGCCTGCCGCCTCGACCGCCGGCAGCTTTCTGCCCGCCGGCAGCGGCTGGTACCCGCACCCCGGCGCCATGTTCACCTACCGGGTCGAGCTCACCGTACCCGCCACACAGCGTGCGCTCGTGGCCGGCCGCCTGATCGCCGAAACACAGCCGCAGGCGGACGACGCCACTTACCGCGCAAGTTTCGAGTTCCCTCACCCCGCCGACGGCATCGACCTGATGGCCGGCCCCTGGCAAATCAGGGAGCTGCAGGTGCCGCGCACGGACGCCGGCCCGCTGCGGCTGCGCACCTACTTTCCCGCCGACCTCGACGCCGTCGAAGGCCTGCCGGCTGCCTACCTGGACGATACCCGGCGCTACATCGAGCGCTACAGCGAAGCCATCGGCCCCTATCCCTTCGACAGCTTTTCGGTCGTCGCAAGCCCCCTGCCTACCGGCTTCGGCATGCCCACGCTCACCTACATCGGCGCGCAGGTGCTGAAGCTGCCCTTCATCCGTGCCACTTCGCTCGGTCACGAGGTTCTGCACAACTGGTGGGGCAACGGCGTGTTTGTCGATTATCAGCGCGGCAACTGGTCCGAAGGACTCACCACCTTCATGGCCGATCATGCCCACAAGGAAGAGGAGTCCGCTGCTGCCGCGAGCGCAATGCGCATGGGCTGGTTGCGCGACTTCGCCGCCACCCCCACAGCGGACCAGCCCACGCTGACCTCGTTTCGCTCCCGCACGCATGGCGCGGCCGCAGTGGTGGGCTACGGCAAGTCGGCGATGCTGTTCCTGATGCTGCGCGACCTCATCGGCGAAGAGGCGTTCAAGCGTGGTATCCAGCTGTTCTGGACCCAGCACCGCTTCAGGGTGGCAGACTGGGACGCGCTCCGCAGCAGCTTCGAGACCACCTCGGGGCGGTCACTAGCAACCTTCTTCGAGCAGTGGCTCACACGCCCCGGTGGGCCAGCGCTCACCCTCGACAAGGCCAGCGCAACGCAGCACGGGAGCAGCGTCCGGCTTACGCTCGAACTCAGTCAGTCGTTCCCCGCCTATGTGCTTGAGGTGCCGCTCAGCCTGAGCTATGCCGATCATCATGAAACACGCCGGGTCAGTCTCGATCAGCGCCGGCAGCGCCTGATGCTTGAACTTCCGGCGCTGCCTCAGCGGGTCGCACTCGACCCCGAGCTGCGACTGTGGCGGGTGCTGTCCGCGAACCAGTTGCCGCCCATCCTGCGCCAGTGGATCAGCGCCCGTTCCCCGCGCCTGATCATCGCCGACGACCAGGCAGGACCGGACGCATCAGGCTTCACGGCATCGGCGCAGGCGCTGGCAGATGCAGTGTTCGAGAACCCTGCCCGGCGTACATCCATTGCTAACCTGAAGACCGACACGACCCCTGTGCTGCTGATCGGTCGCCATGCCGCCGTCGACGCTTCACTTGCCACCGCCGGGCTGCCGCCCCGCCCTGACCAGCTGGGAGTGCGCGGCAGTGCGCAGGTGTGGACCACTGCAGACCAGGCGCATGCGCCGCTGGCCGTCGTTTCGGTCGCAGACACCGATGCGCTGCGCGCCTTGCTGCGCCCGCTGCCACATTACGGCGCCCGCAGCTGGCTGGTCTTCGATGGTCGGCGCGCAATCGAACAGGGGGTGTGGTCTGCGTCGGGAATGGAGATCCCGGTTCGAACCGGCAACTGA
- the dctP gene encoding TRAP transporter substrate-binding protein DctP → MQRKYGILTASVLLSLLATSAQAAEITLKAVSAFGKDTFFSQRFNAFVDKVNAEGKGIMQIRVVGGPESMPPFEVGNAVRAGVVDFANSTGVFHANLVPEALAMTLAEKPMSEIRANGGYALLDSIHRQKANMVWLARVSDGLDYHIYTTKKPSGSDFSGFKLRSVPVYRAFFQAVGAAPLQVPPGEVYTALERGVVDGYGWPSIGMFDLGWQEKTKYRVEPGFYNVEVSFFMNQNTWKKLDAAQRAFLEKQLAWAEAQNEKDLATATEEKAKQAKAGIETYALPEAQVNLFRAKAYEAGWAGIEQASPQNAAKLKALFSNGR, encoded by the coding sequence ATGCAGAGAAAATACGGAATACTCACCGCAAGTGTGCTGCTCTCGCTGCTCGCCACCTCAGCACAGGCGGCGGAAATCACGCTCAAGGCGGTCAGCGCCTTTGGCAAGGACACCTTCTTCTCGCAGCGCTTCAACGCCTTCGTCGACAAGGTGAACGCCGAGGGAAAGGGCATCATGCAGATCCGGGTAGTGGGCGGTCCAGAGTCCATGCCGCCGTTCGAGGTGGGCAACGCAGTGCGTGCCGGGGTGGTGGACTTCGCCAACAGCACGGGGGTGTTTCACGCCAATCTCGTGCCCGAGGCGCTGGCAATGACGCTGGCCGAGAAGCCGATGTCGGAAATCCGCGCCAACGGTGGTTACGCGCTGCTGGACAGCATCCACCGCCAGAAGGCGAACATGGTCTGGCTGGCGCGTGTGTCGGACGGGCTTGATTACCACATCTACACCACGAAGAAGCCAAGCGGGAGTGACTTCTCCGGCTTCAAGCTGCGCAGCGTGCCGGTCTATCGTGCCTTCTTCCAGGCGGTCGGTGCCGCGCCGCTGCAGGTGCCGCCGGGTGAGGTCTATACCGCGCTCGAGCGCGGGGTGGTTGATGGTTACGGCTGGCCTTCGATCGGGATGTTCGATCTCGGCTGGCAGGAGAAAACCAAGTATCGCGTGGAGCCCGGTTTCTACAACGTCGAAGTCAGCTTCTTCATGAACCAGAACACCTGGAAGAAGCTCGACGCGGCTCAGCGAGCCTTCCTTGAAAAGCAGCTGGCGTGGGCCGAAGCCCAGAACGAGAAGGATCTGGCGACCGCGACCGAGGAAAAGGCAAAGCAGGCCAAGGCCGGCATCGAGACCTACGCGCTTCCGGAAGCGCAGGTCAATCTCTTCCGTGCCAAGGCCTACGAGGCAGGATGGGCCGGCATCGAGCAGGCCAGCCCGCAGAATGCGGCAAAGCTCAAAGCCCTGTTCAGCAACGGTCGCTGA
- a CDS encoding TRAP transporter large permease — protein MEWQAALALMLGTLFALMLIGVPVAFGFLGVNLLGAWIFLGGEAGLGQLVRNSVGSISSFSLTPIPLFVLMGEVLFHTGLAYRAIEAIERLITRLPGRLSVVAVLGGTTFASLSGSTIANTAMMGGTLLPEMLRRGYHPTLAMGPIMAVGGIAMLIPPSALAVMLGSLAGISIGQLLIGGILPGLVMSIGFLGYVILRCRAHPELAPVDAQDGPAIVGWARWWPFLRDVVPLLGIFVAVVGSMLAGWASPTESAAIGALASVVATMAYRALTLHALFKALMETARISVIILFVLVASTTFSQLLSFSGATSGLLGLITELELSPVMLVVGMLLLLLVLGCVIDQVSMMMITLPFFMPLASAAGIDPVWLGVMMLIAMEMGLLTPPFGLLLMVMQSVAPAHIRLPQIYAAATPFLVIELIVLGLIFTVPWLAVGLPRLMS, from the coding sequence ATGGAATGGCAGGCAGCACTTGCCCTGATGCTGGGCACCCTGTTTGCGCTGATGCTGATCGGCGTGCCGGTCGCATTCGGCTTTCTCGGCGTCAATCTGCTCGGCGCCTGGATCTTCCTCGGCGGCGAGGCAGGACTCGGGCAACTGGTGCGCAACTCGGTGGGCTCGATCAGCAGTTTCTCGCTCACCCCGATCCCGCTCTTCGTGCTGATGGGCGAGGTGCTGTTCCATACCGGCCTCGCCTACCGGGCGATCGAGGCCATCGAACGTCTGATCACCCGCCTGCCCGGACGCCTGTCGGTCGTGGCGGTGCTGGGCGGCACGACCTTCGCGTCCCTGTCCGGTTCGACCATCGCCAATACGGCAATGATGGGCGGCACGCTGCTGCCCGAGATGCTGCGACGCGGCTATCACCCGACGCTCGCCATGGGGCCGATCATGGCCGTGGGCGGCATTGCGATGCTGATTCCGCCCTCGGCGCTGGCGGTGATGCTGGGCAGTCTGGCCGGCATCTCCATCGGCCAGTTGCTGATCGGCGGCATCCTGCCCGGCCTGGTGATGTCGATCGGCTTTCTCGGCTACGTGATTCTGCGCTGCCGCGCGCACCCCGAACTGGCACCGGTCGACGCACAGGACGGGCCGGCCATTGTGGGTTGGGCGCGCTGGTGGCCCTTCCTGCGTGATGTGGTGCCGCTGCTCGGCATTTTCGTCGCCGTCGTGGGCAGCATGCTGGCAGGCTGGGCATCTCCGACCGAATCGGCTGCAATCGGTGCGCTGGCGTCGGTGGTGGCGACCATGGCCTATCGCGCGCTGACGCTGCATGCGCTGTTCAAGGCGCTGATGGAAACGGCCCGCATCTCGGTCATCATCCTGTTCGTGCTCGTGGCCTCGACGACCTTCTCGCAGCTGCTCAGCTTCTCCGGCGCAACGTCGGGCCTGCTCGGGCTGATCACCGAACTCGAGCTGTCGCCGGTGATGCTGGTCGTCGGCATGCTGCTCCTGCTGCTGGTGCTGGGCTGCGTCATCGACCAGGTCAGCATGATGATGATCACGCTGCCCTTTTTCATGCCCCTGGCCTCTGCGGCTGGCATCGACCCCGTCTGGCTCGGGGTGATGATGCTGATCGCGATGGAGATGGGGCTGCTCACACCGCCCTTCGGCCTGCTGCTGATGGTGATGCAGAGCGTTGCCCCGGCGCACATCCGCCTGCCGCAGATCTATGCGGCAGCGACCCCTTTCCTTGTGATCGAGTTGATCGTCCTCGGCCTCATCTTCACCGTGCCGTGGCTGGCTGTCGGCCTGCCACGGCTGATGAGCTGA
- a CDS encoding TRAP transporter small permease, with translation MTVQHSQPAFRSPANRAYHALMSGCGLVSALLFGAMGLLVCADVFMRNLGLGSLTWSVEVTEYMLMLATFIAAPWLLYVGDHIRIDILLRASSAVGRWWLELLTDTFGLLISAVLAWQCVLVALDAAQQGGMVFKVLIFPEWWLNLPMGFAFILLTVEFARRLHAATRRRGGR, from the coding sequence ATGACTGTTCAGCATTCACAGCCCGCCTTCCGCTCCCCCGCAAACCGCGCCTATCACGCCCTGATGTCGGGCTGTGGACTGGTGTCGGCGCTGCTCTTCGGCGCAATGGGACTGCTCGTCTGTGCCGACGTGTTCATGCGCAATCTCGGCCTTGGTTCGCTGACATGGAGTGTCGAGGTCACCGAGTACATGCTCATGCTTGCCACCTTCATCGCAGCCCCCTGGCTGCTCTACGTGGGTGACCACATCCGCATCGACATTCTGCTGCGAGCTTCGTCTGCAGTCGGTCGCTGGTGGCTCGAACTGCTGACCGATACGTTTGGATTGCTCATCAGTGCGGTGCTTGCGTGGCAGTGCGTCTTGGTGGCGCTCGACGCCGCACAGCAGGGCGGCATGGTGTTCAAGGTCCTGATCTTTCCCGAGTGGTGGCTGAACCTGCCCATGGGCTTCGCCTTCATCCTGCTGACGGTTGAATTCGCACGCCGGCTGCATGCGGCGACGCGTCGCCGCGGAGGACGCTGA
- a CDS encoding radical SAM protein encodes MSIPIRYVEPVFRPPSEADSLILPVTDGCSWNKCTFCEMYTAPQKAFRARSEDEVLESIRKTGARYGDRIRRIFLADGDALVLPTRRLLNILETIRREMPAVRRVSSYCLARNLAKKTVEELRALREAGLSLAYLGAESGDDVVLARVNKGETFDSTCEALDKLGSAGITRSVMILNGLGGQVFSEQHADNSARLANATQPEYLATLVVSFPTGEARFRADFPEWEPLDQHGLIAEMERFLSQLELRRTVFRSDHASNWLVLKGTLGAEKDRLLTQVRAALADPEHAHLRPAWARGL; translated from the coding sequence ATGAGCATCCCAATCCGTTACGTCGAACCCGTCTTTCGTCCGCCGAGCGAAGCCGACTCCCTGATCCTGCCGGTTACCGACGGCTGCTCGTGGAACAAATGCACCTTCTGCGAGATGTACACCGCACCTCAGAAGGCGTTTCGTGCGCGCAGCGAGGACGAAGTGCTCGAGAGCATCCGCAAGACCGGTGCGCGCTACGGCGACCGCATCCGGCGCATCTTTCTCGCCGACGGTGATGCACTGGTGCTGCCGACCCGGCGCCTGCTGAACATTCTCGAGACCATCCGGCGCGAGATGCCTGCCGTGCGCCGGGTGTCGAGCTACTGTCTGGCCCGCAACCTGGCAAAGAAAACCGTCGAGGAATTGCGCGCGCTGCGCGAGGCCGGGCTCTCGCTGGCGTATCTGGGTGCGGAGTCGGGCGACGACGTGGTGCTGGCGCGGGTCAACAAGGGCGAGACCTTCGACTCCACCTGCGAAGCGCTGGACAAGCTCGGCTCGGCCGGCATCACGCGCTCGGTGATGATCCTCAACGGCCTCGGCGGCCAGGTGTTCAGTGAGCAGCATGCCGACAATTCCGCACGCCTCGCCAACGCCACCCAGCCCGAGTATCTGGCCACGCTGGTGGTGAGCTTCCCCACCGGCGAAGCGCGCTTCCGTGCCGACTTCCCCGAGTGGGAGCCGCTCGATCAGCACGGCCTGATCGCCGAGATGGAACGCTTCCTGTCGCAGCTCGAATTGCGCCGCACGGTGTTCCGCTCCGACCATGCCAGCAACTGGCTGGTGCTGAAGGGCACCCTGGGCGCAGAAAAGGACCGTCTGCTGACGCAGGTCCGCGCCGCCCTCGCCGACCCGGAACATGCCCACCTGCGTCCGGCCTGGGCGCGCGGACTCTGA